Proteins from one Niallia circulans genomic window:
- a CDS encoding YaaC family protein produces the protein MYSSYKDWDSFSCFFSAEYSQLFLKKCYKLLHTNEVETKSYQNCYPFIYFLEHGKLYYQQALNSPISIQPVLLFYGFVHLIKACLLTIDPSYPSSTSVLAHGVSTRKRKKQQYLFFKDEIKIQKNGLFTCMSENMFQFPSIEGEKFQMGELLQQIPELSDLFHIFTGNPSFLPVSFSNTEAIIPSKILDSYFMSKDRFQHYLESQLENPIRNIKPCKTSIEVAFSEPVKPVPPFYYNVMDNKHYIPIEKRSVQLPEILVHYLLLYNLSMIARYEIEWWSELLKTMPNQDYPYIESFLSIAAKKGPQLIYNFLAKKM, from the coding sequence ATGTACAGTTCCTACAAGGATTGGGATTCATTTAGCTGCTTTTTTTCAGCAGAATACTCCCAGCTTTTTCTAAAAAAATGTTATAAATTACTTCATACAAATGAAGTCGAAACAAAGAGCTATCAAAACTGTTATCCATTTATTTATTTTCTAGAGCATGGCAAGCTCTATTACCAACAGGCCCTTAACTCACCAATTAGTATACAGCCTGTTTTACTATTTTATGGATTTGTTCACTTAATTAAAGCATGTCTACTTACAATAGATCCGTCTTACCCAAGCAGTACCTCTGTACTGGCACATGGTGTATCAACAAGAAAAAGAAAAAAGCAGCAGTACTTATTTTTTAAGGACGAAATAAAAATCCAAAAAAATGGTCTGTTTACCTGTATGTCTGAGAATATGTTTCAATTTCCTTCAATCGAGGGAGAGAAATTCCAAATGGGAGAACTTTTGCAACAAATACCTGAACTTAGTGATCTATTTCATATATTTACAGGTAATCCTTCCTTCCTACCAGTTTCCTTTTCAAACACAGAGGCAATTATTCCTTCTAAGATTTTAGACAGCTACTTTATGAGTAAAGATCGCTTTCAACATTATTTGGAGTCACAGCTTGAAAACCCAATCAGGAATATTAAACCATGTAAGACGAGTATTGAAGTTGCTTTTTCTGAACCTGTAAAACCAGTTCCTCCCTTTTACTACAATGTGATGGATAACAAACACTATATTCCAATAGAAAAACGAAGTGTACAACTGCCAGAAATTTTGGTGCATTACTTATTATTATATAATTTAAGCATGATTGCCAGATACGAAATAGAGTGGTGGAGTGAGCTTCTCAAGACAATGCCAAATCAGGATTATCCGTATATTGAATCTTTTCTATCGATTGCAGCCAAAAAAGGGCCTCAACTCATTTATAACTTTTTAGCGAAAAAAATGTAG